The following are encoded together in the Nocardioides okcheonensis genome:
- a CDS encoding sucrase ferredoxin, giving the protein MTDFRCALASLTDGEPMAGTAPTDRDVLLVEAPGPWGRDAVADNRLPDVVRTHLASLDLLVLLLRRPDGGAGPGTHVYRATATPDGFLVRGTVVGRPEDLVDLDLDALPAHDGPLWLVCTNGKRDRCCAELGRPVAALLADRWPDGTWETTHLGGHRFSATLLALPSGLTLGRLSTADALAACESVVRGDVPLEWTRGRAGRPGIEQARELHRLAGGDPDAALVAVPGPVRRQSCGDDKVKGTTRYEVADD; this is encoded by the coding sequence GTGACTGACTTCCGGTGCGCGCTCGCGAGCCTGACCGACGGCGAGCCGATGGCCGGCACCGCCCCCACCGACCGCGACGTCCTGCTGGTCGAGGCGCCCGGGCCGTGGGGACGCGACGCCGTGGCCGACAACCGGCTCCCCGACGTCGTACGCACCCACCTCGCGTCCCTCGACCTGTTGGTGCTCCTCCTGCGCCGGCCCGACGGGGGCGCCGGTCCCGGCACCCACGTCTACCGCGCCACCGCCACCCCCGACGGCTTCCTCGTCCGCGGCACCGTCGTCGGGCGTCCCGAGGACCTCGTCGACCTCGACCTCGACGCCCTCCCGGCCCACGACGGCCCGCTCTGGCTGGTCTGCACCAACGGCAAGCGCGACCGCTGCTGCGCCGAGCTCGGCCGCCCGGTCGCCGCCCTGCTCGCCGACCGCTGGCCCGACGGCACCTGGGAGACGACCCACCTCGGCGGCCACCGCTTCTCCGCCACCCTGCTCGCCCTCCCCAGCGGGCTCACCCTCGGCCGGCTGTCGACCGCGGACGCGCTCGCGGCCTGCGAGTCCGTGGTCCGCGGCGACGTCCCGCTGGAGTGGACCCGCGGACGCGCCGGACGCCCCGGGATCGAGCAGGCCCGCGAGCTGCACCGGCTGGCCGGCGGCGACCCCGACGCCGCGCTGGTGGCCGTGCCGGGACCGGTCCGCCGGCAGTCGTGCGGTGACGACAAGGTCAAGGGCACCACCCGCTACGAGGTCGCGGACGACTGA
- a CDS encoding response regulator transcription factor, with the protein MRARPMLDELTALGSAPAPATADAASLTPRETEILALVAEGRSNGEIGKQLFISTKTVSVHVSNILAKLDAASRTEAAAVARRRGLL; encoded by the coding sequence ATGCGGGCCCGCCCGATGCTCGACGAGCTCACCGCGCTCGGGTCGGCGCCCGCGCCCGCGACCGCGGACGCGGCGTCCCTCACCCCGCGCGAGACCGAGATCCTCGCGCTGGTCGCCGAGGGCCGCAGCAACGGCGAGATCGGCAAGCAGCTGTTCATCAGCACCAAGACGGTGTCGGTGCACGTCTCGAACATCCTCGCCAAGCTCGACGCCGCGTCCCGCACCGAGGCCGCCGCCGTCGCCCGCCGCCGCGGCCTGCTCTGA
- a CDS encoding ATP-binding protein, translating into MSDLHDTMSCVPALRTTDLIGRDAELEQLSAQLGIRASGGDPTVRAMLVAGEAGVGKTRVLMSLRDAALDAGWQVVAGHCLDLADSSLPYLPFSEILGRVMADEPAVASRVLDQHPTLARLQPGRRVRSSETASGDQALDRGNVYDAVSDLLAALAEQAPVLVVVEDAHWADESTRDMLSFLFSRPVPGVALVVSYRSDDLHRRHPLRRQAAEWMRLRGVDRLALEPLPDDDVRELVRALRPGTFSEAEYVSIVDRAEGNPFFVEELVGAAWSGSVPGELADVLLVHLDRLDDTTRQVVRIVSVAGRQVSHDLLAAVSDLPTAELEGALRSAVEANVLVASRGGTYAFRHALLGEAVYDDLLPGERARLHADFVAALGEGRARGTAAELAQHARRADDPPGRDPRADRGGEEAMAVGGRPRQPPTSSMPSSSSTPPAPRPPTSTHSPWSAAAPRRWSPPAGCRRRSRCCGRGSRRCPPGSRPSTAASCSPRSPPP; encoded by the coding sequence ATGTCGGACCTGCACGACACAATGTCGTGCGTGCCGGCGCTGCGGACCACCGACCTGATCGGACGCGATGCCGAGCTGGAGCAGCTGAGTGCCCAGCTCGGCATCCGTGCGTCCGGGGGTGACCCCACCGTCCGCGCGATGCTCGTGGCCGGCGAGGCGGGGGTCGGCAAGACCCGCGTGCTGATGTCGCTGCGCGACGCCGCCCTCGACGCCGGCTGGCAGGTCGTCGCGGGCCACTGCCTCGACCTCGCCGACAGCTCCCTGCCCTACCTCCCCTTCTCCGAGATCCTCGGCCGGGTGATGGCCGACGAGCCCGCGGTGGCCTCCCGCGTCCTCGACCAGCACCCCACCCTCGCGCGGCTCCAGCCCGGCCGCCGGGTCCGCAGCAGCGAGACCGCGTCGGGCGACCAGGCCCTCGACCGCGGCAACGTCTACGACGCGGTCAGCGACCTCCTCGCGGCGCTCGCCGAGCAGGCGCCGGTGCTCGTCGTCGTCGAGGACGCCCACTGGGCCGACGAGTCGACGCGCGACATGCTCAGCTTCCTCTTCTCCCGGCCGGTGCCCGGCGTCGCGCTCGTCGTGTCCTACCGCTCCGACGACCTCCACCGCCGCCACCCGCTGCGCCGCCAGGCCGCGGAGTGGATGCGGCTTCGCGGGGTCGACCGGCTGGCCCTCGAGCCGCTCCCCGACGACGACGTGCGCGAGCTGGTCCGGGCGCTGCGCCCCGGCACGTTCTCCGAGGCGGAGTACGTCTCCATCGTCGACCGCGCCGAGGGCAACCCGTTCTTCGTCGAGGAGCTCGTCGGCGCCGCCTGGTCGGGGTCGGTGCCGGGCGAGCTCGCCGACGTGCTGCTGGTCCACCTCGACCGGCTCGACGACACCACCCGCCAGGTCGTGCGGATCGTGTCGGTCGCCGGCCGCCAGGTCAGCCACGACCTCCTCGCCGCCGTCTCCGACCTGCCCACCGCCGAGCTCGAGGGGGCGCTCCGCTCGGCCGTCGAGGCCAACGTGCTGGTCGCCTCCCGCGGCGGCACCTACGCCTTCCGCCACGCGCTGCTCGGCGAGGCGGTCTACGACGACCTGCTGCCCGGCGAGCGGGCGCGGCTGCACGCAGACTTCGTCGCCGCGCTCGGCGAGGGCCGCGCGCGCGGCACCGCCGCCGAGCTCGCCCAGCACGCCCGCCGCGCCGACGACCCGCCCGGTCGCGATCCGCGCGCCGATCGAGGCGGGGAGGAGGCGATGGCGGTCGGCGGCCGGCCGAGGCAGCCACCCACTTCCTCGATGCCCTCGAGCTCGTCGACACCTCCCGCACCCCGCCCGCCGACCTCGACTCACTCGCCCTGGTCCGCCGCTGCGCCGAGGCGCTGGTCGCCTCCGGCCGGGTGCCGAAGGCGGTCAAGGTGCTGCGGGCGCGGCTCGCGACGCTGCCCGCCGGGGTCGCGCCCGTCGACCGCGGCCAGCTGCTCACCGCGCTCGCCTCCGCCCTGA
- the hutI gene encoding imidazolonepropionase: MTTTVITNIAELATNDQARAEEGGLLGLVRDAAVVLEGGRVAWVGPAAQAPAADVQVDAGGRAVVPGFVDSHSHLVFAGDRSAEFEARMTGEPYSAGGIRTTVARTRAATDEQLTAAVARLVAEMRAQGTTTVEIKSGYGLSVHDEARSLAVASQFTDETTFLGAHVVPAGTTPEDYVELVTGPMLAAAAPHARWIDVFCEDGAFDVDQARTILAAGSGSGLRGRLHANQLTYGGGVRLACELGLVAVDHCTFLADADVAALADSGTVATLLPGVEFSTRQPYPDARGLLDAGVRVALASDCNPGSCFTSSMALCIALAVREMRMSPAEALHAATATGAAALDRDDVGVLAPGKVADLVLLDAPSYVHLAYRPGVPLVAGVWQSGRPVVSR, encoded by the coding sequence ATGACGACGACGGTCATCACGAACATCGCCGAGCTGGCCACCAACGACCAGGCCCGCGCCGAGGAGGGTGGTCTGCTCGGGCTGGTCCGCGACGCCGCGGTCGTGCTCGAGGGCGGGCGCGTGGCGTGGGTCGGCCCGGCCGCGCAGGCGCCCGCGGCCGACGTGCAGGTCGACGCGGGCGGGCGCGCGGTCGTCCCCGGCTTCGTCGACTCCCACAGCCACCTCGTCTTCGCCGGCGACCGCTCGGCGGAGTTCGAGGCCCGGATGACCGGCGAGCCCTACTCGGCCGGCGGCATCCGCACCACCGTCGCCCGCACCCGGGCCGCGACGGACGAGCAGCTCACCGCAGCAGTCGCGCGGCTGGTCGCGGAGATGCGGGCCCAGGGCACGACGACGGTGGAGATCAAGAGCGGCTACGGGTTGTCGGTCCACGACGAGGCGCGGAGCCTCGCGGTCGCGAGCCAGTTCACCGACGAGACCACCTTCCTCGGCGCCCACGTGGTGCCCGCCGGGACGACGCCCGAGGACTACGTCGAGCTGGTCACCGGCCCCATGCTCGCCGCCGCCGCGCCGCACGCCCGGTGGATCGACGTGTTCTGCGAGGACGGCGCCTTCGACGTCGACCAGGCACGCACCATCCTCGCCGCGGGGTCCGGCAGCGGCCTGCGCGGACGGCTCCACGCCAACCAGCTGACGTACGGCGGCGGGGTGCGGCTGGCCTGCGAGCTCGGCCTGGTCGCGGTCGACCACTGCACCTTCCTCGCCGACGCCGACGTGGCCGCCCTCGCCGACAGCGGCACCGTCGCGACCCTGCTGCCGGGCGTCGAGTTCTCCACCCGCCAGCCCTACCCCGACGCGCGCGGGCTCCTCGACGCCGGCGTCCGCGTCGCGCTCGCCAGCGACTGCAACCCGGGCTCCTGCTTCACCTCCTCGATGGCGCTCTGCATCGCGCTCGCGGTCCGGGAGATGCGGATGAGCCCGGCCGAGGCGCTGCACGCCGCCACCGCCACGGGTGCCGCCGCCCTCGACCGCGACGACGTCGGCGTGCTCGCCCCCGGCAAGGTCGCCGACCTCGTCCTGCTCGACGCGCCGTCGTACGTCCACCTCGCCTACCGCCCGGGCGTCCCGCTCGTGGCCGGGGTGTGGCAGTCCGGCCGCCCCGTCGTCTCCCGCTGA
- a CDS encoding formimidoylglutamate deiminase has product MTAYLLERAWVDGAVRDDVLVEVEDGRFTSVVPDSDPPRAVPVRGLVVPGLANTHSHAFHRALRGRTQRGRGSFWTWRDQMYAVAAPLDPETYVALARATYREMAAAGITCVGEFHYLHHQPDGTPYADPNEMGHALVHAAREAGIRVTLLDTLYLSSGFGAPPEGAQVRYSDGSVDAWTARAGALVPGPHARVGAAVHSVRAVPADDLGAVADRVGERPFHVHLSEQVAENDGCRAAYGVTPARLLDDHGLLRSTTSLVHATHLTDDDVALIGRAGAYASFCPTTERDLGDGIGPSRALHDAGARLTLGSDSHAVVDLFEEMRAVELDERLATQRRGHWTAGELLAAATVDGHASLGWDDAGAIAVGQRADLVVLDPATPRTAGTGRDENTVVFAAVAEDVRRVMVDGRWVVEDGDRAAIGRELDEVIERIWA; this is encoded by the coding sequence ATGACGGCGTACCTCCTGGAGCGCGCGTGGGTCGACGGCGCGGTCCGCGACGACGTGCTGGTCGAGGTCGAGGACGGCCGCTTCACCTCCGTGGTGCCCGACAGCGACCCGCCGCGCGCGGTGCCGGTGCGCGGGCTGGTGGTGCCCGGCCTGGCCAACACCCACAGCCACGCCTTCCACCGCGCGCTGCGCGGTCGCACCCAGCGCGGGCGCGGCAGCTTCTGGACCTGGCGCGACCAGATGTACGCCGTCGCGGCCCCGCTCGACCCGGAGACGTACGTCGCGCTCGCGCGGGCCACCTACCGCGAGATGGCGGCGGCCGGGATCACGTGCGTCGGGGAGTTCCACTACCTGCACCACCAGCCCGACGGCACGCCCTACGCCGACCCCAACGAGATGGGTCACGCGCTCGTCCACGCCGCGCGCGAGGCCGGGATCCGGGTCACCCTGCTCGACACGCTCTACCTCTCCTCCGGCTTCGGCGCGCCGCCCGAGGGTGCACAGGTCCGCTACAGCGACGGGTCGGTCGACGCGTGGACCGCCCGGGCGGGCGCACTCGTCCCGGGACCGCACGCGCGCGTCGGGGCAGCCGTCCACTCCGTGCGGGCCGTGCCCGCGGACGACCTGGGAGCCGTGGCGGACCGGGTCGGTGAGCGGCCCTTCCACGTCCACCTCTCCGAGCAGGTCGCCGAGAACGACGGGTGCCGCGCGGCGTACGGCGTGACGCCCGCGCGGCTGCTCGACGACCACGGGCTGCTGCGGTCCACCACGTCGCTGGTGCACGCCACCCACCTCACCGACGACGACGTCGCGCTGATCGGGCGCGCCGGGGCGTACGCCTCGTTCTGCCCGACGACCGAGCGCGACCTCGGTGACGGCATCGGGCCCTCGCGGGCGCTCCACGACGCCGGCGCCCGGCTCACGCTGGGCTCCGACAGCCACGCGGTCGTCGACCTCTTCGAGGAGATGCGCGCGGTCGAGCTCGACGAGCGGCTGGCCACCCAGCGGCGCGGCCACTGGACCGCGGGCGAGCTGCTCGCCGCCGCGACCGTCGACGGGCACGCCTCCCTGGGCTGGGACGACGCGGGTGCGATCGCGGTCGGGCAGCGCGCCGACCTCGTCGTGCTCGACCCGGCGACGCCGCGCACGGCCGGCACCGGCCGCGACGAGAACACCGTCGTCTTCGCCGCCGTCGCCGAGGACGTGCGCCGGGTGATGGTCGACGGCCGCTGGGTCGTCGAGGACGGCGACCGCGCCGCGATCGGGCGCGAGCTCGACGAGGTCATCGAGAGGATCTGGGCATGA
- a CDS encoding allantoate amidohydrolase has translation MPSTRGFEEMWRDLAPVGRSGASGGYFRQPWTSAEGELRAWFEAECAARGLTVETDGIGNQVAWWEPADGTGAPGVLTGSHLDSVLDGGAYDGPLGVASALAAVDALRDRGFAPARPLGLGVFVEEEGSRFGRACLGSRLVTGATTWDQARELRDRDGVFLADAVAASGLDPSAGLLSLDRVGTFVELHVEQGRDLVDRDVAVGLASEIWPHGRWRFDFAGQANHAGTTRMEDRHDPMLTYAMTALAANKQARLSAQRATFGRVAVEPNGTNAVPSLVTAWLDARASSDDALAELVAAIARQAEDRAGRDGTALTVTAESVSGSVAFDPDLAGRLAGLHGWPVIATQAGHDAGILSDAGIPTAMVFVRNPTGVSHSPDEHAETADCLAGVDALADVLAELAGPGLLA, from the coding sequence ATGCCGAGCACCCGGGGTTTCGAGGAGATGTGGCGCGACCTCGCGCCCGTGGGCCGGTCCGGGGCGTCGGGCGGCTACTTCCGTCAGCCGTGGACCTCCGCGGAGGGTGAGCTGCGGGCGTGGTTCGAGGCGGAGTGCGCTGCGCGCGGGCTCACCGTCGAGACCGACGGGATCGGCAACCAGGTCGCCTGGTGGGAGCCGGCCGACGGCACCGGTGCGCCCGGGGTGCTCACCGGCTCGCACCTCGACTCGGTCCTCGACGGCGGCGCGTACGACGGCCCGCTGGGCGTCGCCTCGGCCCTGGCCGCGGTCGACGCGCTGCGCGACCGAGGGTTCGCACCGGCGCGCCCGCTCGGCCTCGGCGTCTTCGTCGAGGAGGAGGGCTCACGGTTCGGCCGGGCCTGCCTCGGCTCGCGGCTCGTCACCGGCGCCACCACGTGGGACCAGGCGCGCGAGCTGCGCGACCGGGACGGGGTGTTCCTCGCCGACGCGGTCGCCGCGTCCGGGCTCGACCCGTCCGCCGGGCTGCTCTCCCTGGACCGGGTCGGCACCTTCGTCGAGCTGCACGTCGAGCAGGGCCGCGACCTCGTCGACCGGGACGTCGCCGTCGGCCTCGCCAGCGAGATCTGGCCGCACGGACGCTGGCGCTTCGACTTCGCCGGCCAGGCCAACCACGCCGGGACGACCCGGATGGAGGACCGGCACGACCCGATGCTGACCTACGCGATGACCGCGCTGGCGGCCAACAAGCAGGCCCGCCTCTCCGCGCAGCGCGCGACCTTCGGCCGGGTCGCGGTCGAGCCCAACGGCACCAACGCCGTGCCGTCCCTCGTCACCGCCTGGCTCGACGCCCGCGCGTCCTCCGACGACGCCCTCGCCGAGCTGGTCGCCGCCATCGCGCGCCAGGCCGAGGACCGCGCCGGGCGCGACGGCACCGCCCTGACGGTGACCGCGGAGTCGGTGTCGGGCTCGGTCGCCTTCGACCCCGACCTGGCCGGGCGTCTCGCCGGCCTCCACGGCTGGCCCGTCATCGCGACCCAGGCCGGTCACGACGCCGGCATCCTGTCCGACGCCGGCATCCCGACCGCGATGGTCTTCGTCCGCAACCCGACCGGCGTCTCGCACTCGCCCGACGAGCACGCCGAGACCGCCGACTGCCTGGCCGGCGTCGACGCGCTCGCCGACGTGCTGGCCGAGCTGGCGGGCCCCGGGTTGCTCGCATGA
- a CDS encoding nitroreductase family protein, which yields MEFREVVRRRRMVRRYTDEPVDPVVVDRMLAHAQRAPNAGFTQGWAFLVLDTPDDVALFWESTGADPDRHNDWLDGMRTAPVVIVPLASKAAYLERYAEPDKGWTDRDEARWPVPYWFVDTGMAALLVLQTAVDEGLGACFFGIPAEHLTSFRAAFGVPEDHAPVGAVTVGHRVADTATTGSPARRERREDVVHRGRW from the coding sequence ATGGAGTTCCGCGAGGTCGTCCGCCGGCGCCGGATGGTGCGTCGCTACACCGACGAGCCGGTCGACCCGGTCGTCGTCGACCGGATGCTGGCGCACGCCCAGCGCGCACCCAACGCCGGCTTCACCCAGGGCTGGGCGTTCCTGGTGCTGGACACCCCGGACGACGTCGCGCTGTTCTGGGAGTCGACCGGCGCGGACCCGGACCGGCACAACGACTGGCTCGACGGGATGCGCACCGCTCCGGTGGTGATCGTGCCGCTGGCGTCGAAGGCGGCCTACCTCGAGCGCTACGCCGAGCCCGACAAGGGCTGGACCGACCGCGACGAGGCGCGCTGGCCGGTGCCGTACTGGTTCGTCGACACCGGCATGGCCGCCCTGCTCGTCCTGCAGACCGCGGTCGACGAGGGCCTCGGCGCCTGCTTCTTCGGGATCCCCGCCGAGCACCTCACGTCGTTCCGCGCGGCGTTCGGCGTTCCCGAGGACCACGCGCCGGTCGGTGCGGTCACCGTCGGCCACCGGGTCGCGGACACCGCGACGACGGGCTCACCGGCGAGGCGCGAGCGGCGCGAGGACGTCGTCCACCGGGGTCGCTGGTGA
- a CDS encoding serine/threonine-protein kinase, which yields MTRRRTPSGDLPPGYRPLALLADGRRLETWDAFDEARGTRCVVKLLRAERRHEPRVRQAVLLEGHLATTLAHPHLVRGYDVHDDPPAVVLETLRGATLAALVDEEPLGLADVAELGCQLASVLGYLHRHDWLHLDLKPDNVVVDHGKAVLIDLSLAGRPGAGRPGAGTRGYLAPEQATGRGLSAATDVWGLGMTLIEALARTAPYGDEATWESRRRWPLVHRRMPRAPEGLDDLPEEVRALLAACVSVDPAGRPLLAEVRSALEPLRSPATPVDDVLAPLAPRR from the coding sequence GTGACCCGCAGGCGTACGCCCTCCGGCGACCTCCCGCCGGGCTACCGACCGCTCGCGCTGCTCGCCGACGGCCGACGGCTCGAGACGTGGGACGCCTTCGACGAGGCCCGCGGCACCCGCTGCGTGGTCAAGCTGCTGCGGGCCGAGCGGCGCCACGAGCCGCGCGTGCGGCAGGCGGTCCTGCTCGAGGGGCACCTCGCCACGACCCTCGCCCATCCGCACCTCGTGCGCGGCTACGACGTGCACGACGACCCGCCGGCCGTCGTGCTCGAGACCCTGCGCGGAGCGACCCTCGCCGCGCTGGTCGACGAGGAGCCGCTCGGGCTGGCCGACGTCGCCGAGCTCGGCTGCCAGCTGGCCTCGGTCCTCGGCTACCTCCACCGCCACGACTGGCTGCACCTCGACCTCAAGCCGGACAACGTCGTCGTCGACCACGGCAAGGCCGTCCTCATCGACCTCAGCCTCGCCGGCCGTCCCGGCGCGGGACGCCCGGGTGCGGGGACGCGCGGCTACCTCGCGCCCGAGCAGGCCACCGGCCGCGGCCTGTCGGCGGCCACGGACGTGTGGGGGCTCGGGATGACGCTGATCGAGGCGCTCGCCCGCACCGCGCCGTACGGCGACGAGGCCACCTGGGAGAGCCGCCGCCGGTGGCCGCTGGTCCACCGCCGGATGCCGCGCGCACCGGAGGGCCTCGACGACCTGCCCGAGGAGGTCCGCGCGCTGCTGGCCGCCTGCGTCAGCGTCGATCCGGCGGGGCGGCCGCTGCTCGCCGAGGTGCGGTCGGCCCTGGAGCCGCTGCGCTCACCAGCGACCCCGGTGGACGACGTCCTCGCGCCGCTCGCGCCTCGCCGGTGA